The following proteins come from a genomic window of Canis lupus dingo isolate Sandy chromosome 20, ASM325472v2, whole genome shotgun sequence:
- the KLF15 gene encoding Krueppel-like factor 15, translated as MVDHLLPVDETFSSPKCPVGYLGDRLASGRAYHMLPSPLSEDDSDASSLCSCASPDSQAVCSCYSSGPGAEGQDSILDFLLSQATLGSGGGSGIGAGSGPMAWGAWRRTPAPVKGEHFCFPEFPVGDPDDVPRPFQPTLEEIEEFLEENMELGAKEAPESNSKNAEACSQLSGGPHRSHLHPGSGGRERCTPLLGGAGADGSQSPAGGPASDGPIPVLLQIQPVQVKQESGMEPASPGQAPEGVRVAQLLVNIQGQTFALVPQVVPSSNVNLPSKFVRIAPVPIAAKPIGSGPLGPGSTGLLMGQKFPKNPAAELIKMHKCTFPGCSKMYTKSSHLKAHLRRHTGEKPFACTWPGCGWRFSRSDELSRHRRSHSGVKPYQCPVCEKKFARSDHLSKHIKVHRFPRSSRSVRAVN; from the exons ATGGTGGACCACTTGCTTCCAGTGGACGAGACCTTCTCGTCACCGAAATGCCCAGTTGGTTACCTGGGTGACAGGTTAGCCAGTGGACGGGCATACCACATGCTGCCCTCACCCCTCTCGGAGGATGACAGCGACgcctccagcctctgctcctgCGCCAGCCCGGACTCACAAGCCGTCTGCTCCTGCTACAGCAGTGGCCCGGGTGCTGAGGGCCAGGACAGCATCTTGGACTTCCTGCTGTCCCAGGCCACCCTgggcagtggtggtggcagtggcatCGGGGCTGGCAGTGGTCCCATGGCCTGGGGGGCCTGGCGCAGGACACCAGCACCTGTCAAGGGGGAGCATTTCTGCTTCCCCGAATTTCCTGTGGGTGACCCTGATGATGTCCCAAGGCCCTTCCAGCCCACCCTGGAGGAGATTGAAGAGTTTCTGGAGGAGAACATGGAGCTGGGGGCCAAGGAGGCCCCAGAGAGCAACAGTAAGAACGCGGAGGCCTGCAGCCAGCTCTCAGGCGGGCCACACAGGAGCCACCTCCACCCCGGGTCCGGTGGCAGAGAGCGCTGCACTCCCCTCCTGGGCGGTGCTGGTGCAGATGGCAGCCAGAGCCCGGCTGGGGGGCCCGCGTCAGATGGCCCCATCCCCGTGCTGCTACAGATCCAGCCTGTGCAGGTGAAGCAGGAATCAGGCATGGAGCCGGCCTCCCCTGGGCAGGCCCCAGAAGGTGTCAGGGTTGCCCAGCTTCTGGTCAACATCCAGGGTCAGACCTTTGCACTTGTGCCCCAGGTGGTGCCATCCTCCAACGTGAACCTGCCTTCCAAGTTCGTGCGGATCGCCCCTGTGCCCATCGCTGCCAAGCCCATTGGGTCGGGACCCCTGGGGCCCGGCTCCACTGGCCTCCTCATGGGCCAGAAGTTCCCCAAGAACCCCGCAGCAGAACTCATCAAAATGCACAAATGTACTTTCCCCGGCTGCAGCAAGATGTACACCAAGAGCAGCCACCTCAAGGCGCACTTGCGCCGGCACACAGGCGAGAAGCCCTTTGCCTGCACCTGGCCGGGCTGCGGCTGGAG GTTCTCCCGCTCCGACGAGCTGTCGCGGCACCGGCGCTCGCACTCGGGCGTGAAGCCCTACCAGTGCCCCGTGTGTGAGAAGAAGTTCGCGCGGAGCGACCACCTGTCCAAGCACATCAAGGTGCACCGCTTTCCCCGGAGCAGCCGCTCGGTGCGCGCGGTGAACTga